The Mucilaginibacter mallensis genome has a segment encoding these proteins:
- a CDS encoding phosphoribosylpyrophosphate synthetase, translating into MITYNNLVEATNDLMKRGYTQNLSLEGDTVGDKEKNIHMTADDFQIDEFYRFEGPSNPDDMSIVYAVTSDKYHIKGVLINAYGTYANNSSSAIHAKLNHGQVSDNLHREDKPTESKN; encoded by the coding sequence ATGATAACATACAACAATTTAGTAGAAGCTACTAACGATCTGATGAAAAGGGGCTATACCCAAAATCTGAGTCTTGAAGGCGATACGGTTGGCGATAAAGAAAAAAATATTCATATGACCGCCGATGACTTTCAGATAGATGAATTTTATCGTTTTGAAGGGCCGAGTAACCCGGATGATATGTCGATAGTTTACGCTGTAACATCTGATAAATACCACATAAAGGGCGTATTGATTAATGCTTATGGCACTTACGCTAATAATAGTTCATCGGCCATACACGCCAAGCTAAACCACGGGCAGGTGAGTGATAATTTGCACAGGGAGGATAAGCCTACCGAGAGTAAAAATTAG
- a CDS encoding M16 family metallopeptidase, with protein MVKFNRFTLDNGLRVIVHEDHTTPMAVVNILYDVGARDEDPKQTGFAHLFEHLMFGGSINIPSYDEPLQRVGGENNAFTSNDITNYYITLPSNNIETAFWLESDRMLSLAFNKKSLDVQRNVVIEEFKQRYLNQPYGDVWLKLRPLVYKKHPYRWATIGKEIKHIEDARIEDVKAFFKKHYNPQNAIMVVGGDVNLEQVKQLSEKWFGPIPAGEKYHRDLPQEPEQHDERRETVTAKVPLNDVYIAFQMEGRLDESYHTSELLSDILSRGQSSRLYKSLVKENQVFSDVHAYMSGSLDTGMFVFEGKPLENVSIEQAEAAIWEQLEILKNTEVPADELTKVKNKTESTIIFSEMSLLDKAMNLAYYELLGDADELNHETEKYLEVTAAAIKQQANKLFRKDNSSTLIYLADKSESPEVGKSESISV; from the coding sequence ATGGTTAAATTCAATCGTTTCACACTCGATAATGGCCTGCGTGTCATTGTTCATGAGGATCATACAACACCAATGGCGGTGGTTAACATACTTTATGATGTTGGCGCACGCGACGAAGACCCCAAGCAAACTGGTTTTGCCCACTTGTTTGAACACCTGATGTTTGGGGGGTCAATAAATATTCCCAGCTATGATGAGCCACTACAAAGGGTAGGCGGTGAGAATAATGCCTTCACCAGCAATGATATTACCAACTATTATATCACTCTGCCATCAAATAATATTGAAACTGCTTTCTGGTTGGAGAGTGATCGCATGCTGAGTCTTGCCTTTAACAAAAAGAGCCTGGATGTACAGCGCAATGTGGTTATAGAAGAGTTTAAGCAACGTTACCTGAACCAGCCTTATGGTGATGTTTGGTTAAAACTGCGCCCGTTGGTTTATAAAAAACACCCATATCGATGGGCAACCATAGGTAAAGAAATAAAACACATTGAGGATGCAAGGATAGAAGATGTAAAAGCGTTCTTTAAAAAACATTATAACCCGCAAAATGCCATTATGGTAGTTGGGGGCGATGTAAACCTGGAGCAGGTTAAACAATTATCCGAAAAATGGTTCGGGCCGATACCGGCAGGTGAAAAATATCACCGTGACTTGCCGCAGGAACCTGAACAGCATGATGAGCGCCGTGAAACGGTTACCGCTAAAGTGCCGCTGAATGATGTTTATATTGCTTTCCAGATGGAAGGGCGTTTAGATGAATCCTATCATACCAGTGAGTTGCTGTCGGATATACTTTCGCGCGGGCAATCATCACGTTTGTATAAGAGCTTAGTTAAAGAGAACCAGGTGTTTAGTGATGTGCATGCCTATATGAGCGGCAGTTTGGATACCGGCATGTTTGTATTTGAGGGCAAACCACTAGAAAATGTAAGTATTGAACAAGCCGAAGCTGCCATATGGGAGCAATTGGAAATATTAAAAAATACCGAAGTGCCTGCCGATGAGCTAACCAAGGTGAAGAACAAGACGGAATCAACCATTATCTTCTCTGAAATGTCGTTGCTGGATAAAGCCATGAACCTCGCTTATTACGAGCTTTTAGGCGATGCGGACGAACTGAACCATGAAACCGAAAAATACCTTGAAGTAACCGCGGCAGCTATAAAACAACAGGCTAATAAATTATTCAGAAAAGATAATTCATCAACACTGATCTATTTGGCAGATAAGTCGGAAAGTCCGGAAGTCGGAAAGTCCGAAAGTATATCTGTTTAG
- a CDS encoding M16 family metallopeptidase produces MNRKEAPAYQAIDHINLIKPEHTRLSNGCNIYCFNSGDQELVRIEWIFGNLRFDPDSPLLNLAVNTMLNDGTKTMTGAQIADTIDFYGAFLQAEYGYDNSEVTLYSLNKHLQNTLPVIKDILTNSIFPEKELETFVRNQQQKLQVSLQKNDVVARRAFNKAIYGDTIYGYAGIADDYKTLHRDDLLVHYKQMYQPSNCTIIIAGKIEQETIDLLKDTFGDSWTNADKKADTTQPKLKAATKHFYFTEKPDALQSAIRMGLPFITRTHPDFPSVQVLNTVLGGYFGSRLMANIREDKGYTYGIGSGMSSLKHAGALFIATEVGADVCKAAVSEIEKEINILKTELIPEEELALVRNYMLGSLLGSLENVFSHADKFKNLYFSGLDYDYYDRYTETIRAITSEDLIKLADKYLNFDEFYKVIVGKY; encoded by the coding sequence ATGAACAGAAAAGAAGCGCCTGCTTACCAGGCCATCGATCATATTAATTTAATAAAGCCCGAGCATACCAGGCTTAGTAATGGTTGTAATATTTATTGCTTTAACTCCGGCGACCAGGAGTTGGTGCGTATTGAGTGGATATTTGGCAACCTGCGTTTCGATCCGGATAGTCCGCTGTTAAATTTGGCAGTTAACACCATGTTGAATGATGGCACCAAAACCATGACCGGTGCGCAGATTGCAGATACCATAGATTTTTATGGAGCTTTTTTACAAGCAGAGTATGGTTATGATAACTCGGAAGTAACACTGTATAGCTTAAATAAGCACCTGCAAAATACCTTGCCGGTTATAAAGGATATCCTCACCAATTCTATTTTTCCTGAAAAAGAACTGGAAACTTTTGTACGTAACCAGCAGCAAAAGCTACAGGTAAGCCTGCAAAAAAATGATGTTGTTGCCAGGCGTGCCTTTAACAAAGCGATATATGGCGATACCATTTATGGTTATGCAGGTATTGCCGATGATTACAAAACACTGCACCGTGATGACCTGCTGGTGCATTACAAACAAATGTACCAACCGTCAAACTGTACCATAATTATTGCCGGGAAGATTGAGCAGGAAACAATTGACCTGTTAAAAGATACTTTTGGCGATTCCTGGACAAATGCGGATAAAAAAGCTGATACCACTCAGCCGAAATTAAAGGCAGCAACCAAACATTTTTATTTTACAGAAAAACCTGATGCGTTGCAATCAGCTATCCGTATGGGCTTGCCGTTTATCACCCGCACGCACCCTGATTTTCCATCGGTACAGGTATTAAATACCGTTTTAGGGGGATATTTCGGCTCCAGGCTGATGGCCAATATCCGCGAGGATAAAGGTTATACTTACGGCATAGGCTCGGGCATGAGTTCATTAAAACATGCAGGTGCATTATTTATAGCTACCGAAGTAGGGGCAGATGTATGCAAAGCAGCCGTAAGCGAAATTGAAAAAGAGATCAATATTCTTAAAACAGAACTTATCCCCGAAGAAGAACTGGCCTTAGTACGTAACTATATGCTGGGTTCATTATTAGGTAGTTTGGAGAATGTTTTCTCTCATGCTGATAAGTTCAAAAACCTGTATTTCTCCGGTCTGGATTATGATTATTACGACCGTTATACCGAAACTATAAGGGCAATTACATCCGAAGACCTAATAAAATTGGCCGATAAGTATTTGAATTTTGATGAGTTTTATAAGGTGATAGTGGGGAAGTATTGA